In Calothrix sp. PCC 7507, one DNA window encodes the following:
- the apcD gene encoding allophycocyanin subunit alpha-B: MSLVKQVILNADEELRYPTPAEIRMIQNFCHSGEKRIRIATTLAKNQNRLVEKASDKFWKVCPVTPSNSGNMRKTASCQRDQGWYIRLVAYCILAGNEQPLEDIGTIGMKEMYASLGIPIFNWVEAVRCIKEAAREFLGEEDAAIAIPYFDHIIQTLASPGSPYFMNDGRTDW; this comes from the coding sequence ATGAGTCTAGTCAAACAAGTAATTCTCAATGCTGATGAAGAATTGCGTTATCCCACACCGGCAGAAATTCGGATGATTCAGAATTTTTGCCATTCGGGGGAAAAGCGGATTCGCATTGCTACAACTTTGGCAAAAAACCAAAATCGGTTGGTGGAAAAAGCTAGTGATAAGTTCTGGAAGGTGTGCCCGGTGACACCTAGTAATAGTGGCAATATGAGGAAGACTGCTTCCTGTCAACGCGACCAAGGTTGGTATATCCGTTTAGTTGCTTACTGTATTTTGGCGGGGAATGAGCAACCTTTGGAAGATATTGGCACGATTGGGATGAAGGAGATGTATGCATCTTTGGGAATTCCGATTTTCAATTGGGTAGAGGCGGTGCGTTGTATCAAAGAAGCCGCACGGGAATTTTTGGGTGAGGAGGATGCAGCGATCGCTATTCCTTATTTCGACCATATCATTCAAACTCTCGCCTCTCCTGGTTCTCCCTATTTTATGAATGATGGTCGGACGGATTGGTAA
- the apcD gene encoding allophycocyanin subunit alpha-B, with translation MSIVTELILNADSESRYPAPKELRVFQEFLKSGDQRIRIAKILSQNEQQIVQNGSLKFWERCPNTPSNSGNERKTASCQRDQGWYVRLVAYSILAGSEKPLEEIGTIGIKEMYNNLEIPLRNIVEAMRCVKEEAISLMSEEDAVEVGPYFDYIIRALS, from the coding sequence ATGAGCATAGTTACAGAATTGATTTTGAATGCTGATAGTGAATCTCGCTATCCTGCCCCTAAAGAGCTAAGAGTTTTTCAAGAATTTTTGAAAAGTGGAGACCAGCGAATTCGCATTGCTAAAATATTGTCGCAGAACGAACAACAGATTGTCCAAAATGGCAGTTTAAAATTTTGGGAACGGTGTCCTAATACTCCCAGCAATAGCGGCAATGAACGCAAAACAGCTTCCTGCCAACGCGATCAGGGTTGGTATGTCCGCTTAGTTGCCTATTCTATCTTGGCAGGGAGTGAGAAACCCCTGGAAGAAATTGGCACGATTGGTATTAAGGAAATGTATAACAATTTAGAAATTCCTCTCAGAAATATCGTTGAGGCTATGCGCTGCGTTAAAGAAGAAGCCATATCCCTGATGAGTGAGGAAGATGCAGTCGAAGTAGGCCCTTATTTTGACTACATTATTAGAGCGTTGTCATAG
- the psbD gene encoding photosystem II D2 protein (photosystem q(a) protein): MTIALRRGYAGWGWFTVLDDWLKRDRFVFIGWSGLLLFPCAYMALGGWFTGTTFVTSWYTHGIVSSYLEGCNFLTTAVSTPADSMDHSLLLLWGPEAQGDFTRWCQLGGLWNFVAFHGVFALIGFMLRQFEIARSVGIRPYNAIAFSAPIAIFVSVFLMYPLGQSSWFFAPSFGVAAIFRFLLFFQAFHNYTLNPFHMMGVAGVLGGALLCAIHGATVENTLFKDTTGFNTFSGFTPTQAEETYSMVTANRYWSQIFGIAFSNKRWLHFFMLFVPVAGLWMSAIGMVGLAFNLRAYDFVSQELRAAEDPEFETFYTKNILLNEGARAWMAQGDQPHEHFQFPEEVLPRGNAL; the protein is encoded by the coding sequence ATGACTATAGCTCTCAGGCGTGGTTACGCAGGCTGGGGATGGTTTACTGTCCTTGATGACTGGCTGAAACGCGATCGCTTTGTATTTATCGGTTGGTCTGGTTTATTACTCTTCCCTTGTGCCTATATGGCTTTGGGGGGTTGGTTTACTGGCACAACCTTTGTGACTTCTTGGTACACTCACGGCATAGTTAGCTCTTATTTGGAAGGTTGCAATTTCCTCACTACTGCGGTTTCTACACCTGCAGATAGTATGGATCACTCCTTACTTTTACTGTGGGGACCGGAAGCTCAGGGAGATTTTACGCGGTGGTGTCAACTTGGCGGTTTGTGGAATTTTGTCGCCTTTCATGGTGTCTTTGCTTTAATTGGTTTTATGTTGCGGCAATTTGAAATTGCGCGGAGTGTCGGTATTCGTCCTTATAATGCGATCGCCTTTTCTGCACCAATTGCCATTTTTGTTTCTGTATTCCTGATGTACCCTTTGGGTCAATCATCTTGGTTCTTTGCTCCTAGCTTCGGGGTAGCTGCAATTTTCCGTTTTTTACTATTCTTTCAAGCTTTCCATAACTACACCCTTAACCCTTTCCACATGATGGGTGTGGCAGGTGTCTTAGGAGGAGCTTTGTTATGTGCAATACATGGCGCTACTGTGGAAAATACTTTGTTTAAAGACACCACAGGTTTTAATACTTTTAGCGGCTTTACGCCCACTCAAGCTGAAGAAACTTACTCAATGGTGACTGCAAACCGCTACTGGTCGCAGATTTTCGGAATTGCCTTTTCTAACAAGCGGTGGCTGCACTTCTTCATGTTATTTGTGCCGGTGGCTGGCTTGTGGATGAGTGCGATCGGCATGGTGGGTTTGGCATTTAATTTGCGGGCATATGACTTTGTGAGCCAAGAGTTGCGAGCAGCAGAAGACCCGGAATTTGAAACGTTTTATACCAAAAACATTCTCCTGAATGAAGGGGCTAGAGCCTGGATGGCACAAGGAGACCAACCCCACGAACACTTCCAGTTTCCAGAAGAAGTATTACCTCGTGGAAATGCGCTTTAG
- the psbV gene encoding photosystem II cytochrome c-550, whose protein sequence is MVRKIIGVVLATVLLAFQFLVGNATAVELNSATRTVALNNQGDTVVLNLKQIKEGKRLFNYACSQCHAGGVTKTNQNVGLESASLALATPNRNNIQGLVDYMKNPTTYDGEEEISELHPSIKSADIFVGMRNLTNDDLVAVAGHILLQPKVVGNKWGGGKIYY, encoded by the coding sequence ATGGTTAGAAAAATAATTGGTGTTGTTTTGGCTACTGTTTTGCTGGCGTTCCAGTTTCTTGTCGGTAATGCGACAGCGGTAGAATTGAATTCAGCAACCCGGACAGTGGCATTAAATAATCAGGGTGATACCGTTGTACTCAACCTGAAACAAATTAAAGAAGGTAAACGTTTATTTAATTACGCTTGTTCTCAATGTCATGCTGGGGGAGTTACTAAGACAAACCAAAATGTGGGACTTGAATCAGCATCTTTGGCATTAGCAACACCAAACCGTAATAACATTCAAGGGTTGGTGGATTACATGAAAAATCCTACTACTTATGATGGAGAAGAGGAAATTTCCGAATTACATCCCAGTATTAAGAGTGCAGATATTTTCGTAGGAATGAGAAATCTGACGAATGATGACTTGGTAGCTGTCGCTGGTCATATTCTCTTGCAACCGAAAGTTGTTGGGAATAAATGGGGAGGAGGTAAGATTTATTATTAA
- a CDS encoding photosystem I reaction centre subunit IX / PsaJ — MEPRYLLKYFTMLPVVATLAVIVLAVIFIELNYIFPGLQYGTFFHPLP, encoded by the coding sequence ATGGAGCCACGTTATTTGTTGAAATATTTCACAATGCTTCCTGTAGTTGCTACCTTGGCAGTAATTGTTTTAGCAGTAATTTTCATTGAATTGAATTACATTTTTCCTGGGTTACAATATGGGACTTTTTTCCATCCTCTACCGTAA
- the psbC gene encoding photosystem II reaction center protein CP43, whose product METSFSRSLVKPKPKISAPAAEGRDQASTGYAWWAGNARFINLSGKFLGAHVAHAGIVAFWAGAMLLFEVSHYVPDKPMYDQGLILMPHIATLGIGVGRGGEITDIFPFFAIAVAHLIGSAVLGIGGLYHALRGPEKLAGFFNFDWTDKDKISSILGYHLIALGVAAFLLVGKATLWGGLYDTWAPGGGDVRLVTHPTLDPRIIFGYLFKGITGGAGNIAGVNNLEDLVGGHIWMGGILILGGIWHVVTTPFKWTHGIFTWSGEAYLSQSLGNVAGQALIASMFIWFNNTAYPSEFYGPTAPEASQAQALTFLVRDQKLGANVASAQGPTGLGKYLMRSPTGEIIFGGETMRFWDTRAPWLEPLRGVNGLEIDKIQHDIQPWQIRRAAEYMTHAPLGSLNSVGGVSTEINAFNFVSPRTWLASAHFIFAFLFLVGHLWHAGRARAAGAGFERGLDRGDEPVSSMKLLD is encoded by the coding sequence ATGGAAACGTCTTTCAGTCGTTCTTTAGTTAAACCGAAACCGAAAATCAGTGCCCCAGCGGCGGAAGGTCGTGACCAAGCATCTACTGGATATGCTTGGTGGGCTGGTAATGCCCGTTTTATTAACTTGTCTGGTAAATTTTTAGGCGCACACGTTGCCCATGCAGGGATAGTGGCTTTTTGGGCGGGAGCAATGTTGTTGTTTGAAGTCTCTCACTATGTCCCAGACAAGCCGATGTATGACCAGGGCTTAATTTTGATGCCACACATCGCTACCTTGGGTATTGGTGTGGGACGGGGGGGAGAAATTACAGATATTTTTCCATTTTTTGCGATCGCTGTAGCGCATTTGATTGGCTCTGCGGTTTTGGGTATTGGTGGTCTATATCATGCACTCAGAGGCCCTGAAAAGCTAGCTGGCTTTTTTAATTTCGATTGGACGGATAAGGACAAAATTTCTAGCATCTTGGGGTATCACCTAATCGCCTTGGGTGTGGCGGCGTTCTTACTTGTCGGCAAAGCCACGCTTTGGGGCGGTTTATACGACACTTGGGCACCTGGCGGCGGTGATGTGCGCCTTGTTACCCACCCCACTCTCGACCCCCGGATCATCTTTGGTTATCTGTTTAAAGGAATCACAGGTGGAGCAGGTAATATTGCTGGTGTGAATAATCTAGAGGATTTGGTGGGCGGTCACATTTGGATGGGTGGTATTCTAATACTGGGTGGTATTTGGCACGTTGTCACTACGCCATTTAAGTGGACTCACGGCATTTTTACCTGGTCGGGTGAAGCTTACCTTTCACAAAGCTTAGGTAACGTTGCGGGACAGGCTTTAATTGCATCCATGTTTATTTGGTTTAATAACACTGCCTATCCCAGTGAATTCTACGGACCGACAGCCCCAGAAGCATCCCAAGCCCAAGCCTTGACTTTCTTAGTGCGTGACCAAAAATTAGGGGCGAACGTGGCTTCGGCTCAAGGACCCACAGGCTTAGGTAAATATTTAATGCGATCGCCCACAGGAGAAATCATCTTCGGTGGTGAAACAATGCGTTTCTGGGATACTAGAGCGCCTTGGCTAGAACCATTGCGTGGTGTCAACGGACTAGAAATCGATAAGATTCAGCATGACATTCAACCCTGGCAAATTCGCCGCGCAGCAGAGTACATGACTCACGCACCTTTAGGTTCTCTGAACTCAGTAGGTGGTGTATCGACCGAAATAAATGCTTTTAACTTCGTATCACCACGTACCTGGCTAGCTTCTGCACACTTCATCTTTGCTTTCTTGTTCTTAGTTGGTCATCTTTGGCACGCCGGACGCGCCCGCGCCGCAGGTGCCGGTTTTGAAAGAGGTCTTGACCGTGGAGATGAGCCAGTTAGCTCTATGAAGTTACTGGATTAG
- a CDS encoding photosystem I reaction center protein PsaF subunit III, giving the protein MKQIFALILVIFLWLNIAPTALAENTTLVPCGESSAFVERVQSAADSYYTTKPLKAYSRLLCGEDGLPHLVLDRFSLAFDVLTPIVIFLYIAGWIGWTGRSYLRAIQKLGSPEEKELFIDIPLFVKCMITAFFWPASAVKEFLSGDLVNKDEEIPISIR; this is encoded by the coding sequence ATGAAACAAATATTTGCTTTGATTTTGGTAATCTTTCTCTGGCTTAATATTGCCCCTACGGCTTTAGCAGAGAACACTACATTAGTACCTTGTGGCGAATCATCTGCATTTGTAGAAAGAGTGCAAAGTGCTGCGGATAGTTATTACACGACAAAACCATTAAAGGCTTATTCTCGGTTACTTTGTGGTGAGGATGGTTTACCTCATTTAGTTCTTGACCGCTTCAGCCTTGCCTTTGATGTGCTGACTCCCATAGTGATATTTCTCTACATTGCTGGTTGGATTGGCTGGACTGGTCGTTCATATTTGCGGGCAATTCAAAAGCTTGGTTCCCCAGAAGAAAAAGAACTATTTATCGATATACCTTTGTTCGTCAAATGTATGATCACGGCTTTCTTTTGGCCAGCCTCAGCAGTTAAAGAATTTCTCAGTGGTGACTTAGTCAATAAGGATGAAGAAATTCCGATTTCAATTCGCTAA
- the apcD gene encoding allophycocyanin subunit alpha-B: MSIITKSIASADREARYLSPGELNAIRDFYEGGFYRMRIAITLTENEQKIVEKASLKFWERCHDTPSNSGNRIYRSSCLRDQSWYIRLITYSIVLQDIEPLAEIGTIGVQEMYNSLEIPLANLVIAIRCLKEVSLDLFNLEDAAELAPYFDYLIQELTP, from the coding sequence ATGAGCATTATTACAAAATCAATTGCTAGCGCTGATCGTGAAGCTCGCTATCTCAGTCCTGGTGAGTTAAACGCCATTCGTGACTTTTATGAAGGTGGATTTTATCGGATGCGTATTGCTATAACTCTGACAGAAAATGAACAAAAAATTGTAGAAAAGGCCAGTCTCAAGTTTTGGGAACGATGTCACGATACTCCTAGTAATAGTGGAAATAGAATTTATCGGTCTTCCTGTTTGCGTGACCAAAGTTGGTATATTCGTCTGATTACATATTCTATAGTGCTGCAAGATATCGAGCCACTGGCGGAAATTGGCACTATTGGGGTTCAGGAAATGTATAACTCTTTAGAAATTCCCCTCGCTAATTTGGTGATAGCAATTCGTTGTCTGAAGGAAGTTTCTTTAGACCTGTTTAATTTAGAAGATGCTGCGGAGTTAGCACCTTATTTTGACTACTTAATTCAGGAATTGACACCCTGA
- a CDS encoding phycocyanin: protein MQDAITALINSSDVQGKYLDSSSLEKLQNYFHSGDVRARAATTVSANAKNIVTKAVAKSLLYTDITGPGGNMYTCRRYAACIRDLDYFLRYATYAMLAGDPSILDERILNGLRETYNSLGVPVGATIRSVQALKEVSTSIVGADAGKELGVYFDYIASGLS, encoded by the coding sequence ATGCAAGATGCAATTACCGCTTTGATTAATTCCTCTGACGTTCAAGGCAAATACTTAGATAGTAGTTCTTTAGAAAAGCTGCAAAATTATTTCCATAGCGGCGATGTACGCGCTCGTGCAGCCACCACAGTTAGTGCTAATGCCAAAAATATTGTCACTAAAGCAGTAGCTAAATCTCTGCTTTATACGGATATTACTGGCCCTGGTGGCAATATGTATACTTGCCGTCGCTATGCAGCTTGTATCCGTGATTTAGATTATTTTCTGCGCTATGCCACCTATGCCATGTTAGCCGGTGATCCATCAATTCTGGATGAGCGGATTCTCAATGGCTTGAGAGAAACTTACAACTCTTTGGGCGTTCCTGTTGGTGCCACTATCCGCTCGGTGCAAGCCTTGAAAGAAGTATCCACAAGCATCGTAGGCGCTGATGCGGGTAAAGAACTGGGTGTCTATTTCGACTATATTGCTTCTGGCTTGAGCTAA
- the psbB gene encoding photosystem II chlorophyll-binding protein CP47: MGLPWYRVHTVVLNDPGRLIAVHLMHTALAAGWAGSMALYELAIFDPSDPVLNPMWRQGMFVLPFMARLGITKSWGGWSITGESVTGLNLWTFESAAATHILLAGLLFLAACWHWVYWDLEIFKDRKNNEPVLDLPKIFGIHLLLAGLLCFGFGAFHLTGIFGPGMWVSDPYGLTGHIQGVAPEWGAEGFNPFNPGGVVAHHIAAGILGIIGGLFHITFRPPEVLYRSLRMGNIETVLASALATFFFAAFVVSGTMWYGTATTPIELFGPTRYQWDKSYFQQQISRQVQADLDEGKSLSQAWSNIPEKLAFYDYVGNSPAKGGLFRVGPMTKGDGIAQVWSGHAVFKDSEGRELSVRRMPNFFENFPVVLTDNDDIVRADIPFRRSESKFSFEQTGVNVSFFGGALDGQTLTDPSVVKKFARLAQQGEIFEFDRTTFNSDGVFRSSTRGWFAFAHACWGLLWFFGHIWHGSRTIFRDVFSGIDPELDDDQVEFGVYQKVGDVTTRKKQLV, encoded by the coding sequence ATGGGACTACCTTGGTATCGTGTCCACACAGTAGTTCTGAATGACCCAGGACGACTAATTGCTGTACACCTGATGCACACAGCTTTAGCTGCTGGATGGGCTGGTTCAATGGCATTGTATGAACTGGCCATTTTTGACCCCAGCGACCCAGTTTTAAACCCAATGTGGCGTCAGGGTATGTTTGTTTTGCCTTTCATGGCACGACTGGGTATTACGAAATCTTGGGGTGGTTGGAGCATCACTGGTGAATCTGTAACAGGTCTCAACCTTTGGACTTTTGAAAGCGCCGCCGCCACTCATATTCTTTTGGCAGGTTTGTTATTCTTAGCTGCTTGCTGGCATTGGGTTTATTGGGATTTGGAGATATTTAAAGACCGAAAAAATAATGAGCCAGTTTTAGATTTACCTAAAATCTTTGGTATTCATTTGTTATTAGCAGGTCTTCTTTGTTTTGGATTTGGTGCTTTTCATTTGACTGGTATATTTGGCCCCGGAATGTGGGTTTCTGACCCCTATGGATTAACTGGTCATATCCAAGGTGTTGCACCAGAATGGGGAGCAGAAGGCTTTAACCCTTTCAATCCTGGTGGTGTCGTTGCTCACCACATTGCTGCAGGAATTTTGGGGATTATTGGCGGTCTTTTCCATATAACTTTTCGACCACCAGAAGTGCTTTATAGATCGCTACGGATGGGAAATATTGAAACAGTTCTCGCTAGTGCTTTAGCCACATTCTTTTTCGCTGCTTTTGTGGTTTCTGGAACTATGTGGTATGGAACTGCAACAACTCCCATAGAGCTTTTTGGTCCAACTCGCTATCAGTGGGATAAGAGTTATTTTCAACAACAAATTTCCCGACAAGTTCAAGCTGACTTAGATGAAGGCAAAAGTCTCTCACAAGCTTGGTCAAATATCCCAGAAAAATTGGCTTTTTATGACTATGTTGGCAATAGCCCCGCCAAGGGTGGTTTATTTCGTGTTGGCCCAATGACCAAAGGAGATGGAATTGCTCAAGTTTGGTCAGGTCATGCAGTTTTTAAAGATAGCGAAGGTCGAGAATTATCAGTACGGCGAATGCCAAATTTCTTTGAAAATTTCCCGGTAGTTTTGACTGATAACGATGACATTGTCCGTGCTGATATTCCTTTCCGGCGTTCAGAATCTAAATTCAGCTTTGAACAAACTGGTGTTAATGTCAGTTTCTTTGGTGGCGCACTGGATGGGCAAACATTGACAGATCCATCTGTCGTGAAAAAGTTTGCTCGCCTCGCCCAACAAGGTGAGATTTTTGAATTTGATCGCACAACTTTTAACTCTGATGGAGTTTTCCGTAGCAGTACCCGTGGCTGGTTTGCTTTTGCTCATGCTTGTTGGGGGTTGCTGTGGTTCTTCGGACACATTTGGCATGGTTCCCGGACAATCTTTCGAGATGTCTTTTCAGGAATTGACCCAGAACTGGATGATGATCAGGTGGAGTTTGGCGTTTACCAAAAAGTTGGTGATGTGACTACGCGCAAGAAACAATTGGTCTAA
- the psbA gene encoding photosystem II q(b) protein, whose product MTTILQRQKGRSPTWERFCNWVTSTENRLYIGWFGVLMIPLLGVSVCVFTIAFIAAPPVDIDGIREPVAGSLLYGNNIITGAVVPMSNAIGLHFYPIWEAASMDEWLYNGGPYQMIAFHYIPALSCYMGREWELSYRLGMRPWICVAYSAPLAATTSVFLIYPIGQGSFSDGLPMGISGTFNFMFVFQAEHNILMHPFHMLGVAGVLGGSLFCAMHGSLVTSSLIRETTESESQNYGYKFGQEEETYNIVAAHGYFGRLIFQYASFNNSRTLHFFLAAWPVICIWATALGISTMAFNLNGFNFNNSILDSEGHVLPSWADVLNRANLGFEVMHERNAHNFPLDLASSEAYPVPVALQAPAIAS is encoded by the coding sequence ATGACTACGATTTTGCAACGCCAAAAAGGCCGTTCTCCAACCTGGGAAAGGTTCTGTAATTGGGTTACTAGCACTGAAAATCGGCTATATATCGGCTGGTTTGGTGTCTTAATGATTCCCCTCTTGGGAGTTTCTGTCTGCGTCTTCACCATCGCCTTCATCGCCGCACCGCCAGTAGACATTGACGGTATCCGCGAACCAGTAGCTGGCTCACTGCTCTACGGTAACAACATTATTACCGGTGCTGTAGTCCCCATGTCCAACGCTATTGGCTTACATTTTTATCCCATCTGGGAAGCCGCCTCTATGGACGAATGGCTATACAACGGCGGTCCCTACCAAATGATTGCATTTCATTACATACCTGCCCTGAGTTGTTACATGGGGCGTGAATGGGAATTATCTTACCGGCTTGGTATGCGTCCTTGGATTTGCGTAGCCTACAGCGCACCGTTGGCAGCTACAACCTCTGTATTCTTGATTTATCCCATTGGACAAGGCAGTTTTTCTGATGGTTTGCCTATGGGTATCAGCGGTACTTTCAATTTCATGTTTGTGTTTCAAGCCGAACACAATATCTTGATGCATCCCTTCCACATGTTGGGAGTGGCTGGAGTCCTTGGAGGTTCCCTGTTCTGTGCTATGCACGGTTCACTGGTGACATCTAGCTTGATTCGTGAAACCACAGAATCCGAATCACAGAACTACGGTTATAAATTTGGTCAAGAAGAAGAGACTTACAACATCGTCGCGGCGCACGGTTACTTTGGCCGTTTGATTTTTCAGTACGCCAGCTTTAACAATAGCCGAACGCTCCATTTCTTCCTTGCAGCTTGGCCTGTAATCTGCATTTGGGCTACAGCTTTAGGCATTAGCACAATGGCATTTAACCTGAATGGATTTAACTTCAATAACTCAATTCTCGACTCTGAAGGTCATGTACTTCCGTCTTGGGCTGATGTTTTGAATCGGGCAAACTTGGGCTTTGAAGTAATGCACGAGCGCAATGCTCATAACTTCCCACTGGATCTTGCTAGTAGCGAAGCATATCCTGTGCCAGTTGCACTTCAAGCGCCTGCAATTGCTAGTTAG
- a CDS encoding phycobilisome rod-core linker polypeptide, which translates to MSIKASGGSPVVYPQRYQTVPVALISVAEQQDRCLKHTELQELGSFFSSGNQRLEIAETLTRNADEIVAAGANRIFVGGSPMAYLEKPQDPVGLPGSGYYVAEDYLTAARKSGVAPGKERLNLAENLNFFNPLSGWWERARTLLTDREPLPGGFRFINISRYGPIRMKRSMRDLAWFLRYVTFAIVAGDDSILKVNVRGLRGVIPEDVTEATVVALKEMQRLSLSYFPQNAEASELIKQSFETLITEYLAEKPSVQLRVGVSNEQQGLVLPQSYAIAAEHRLKFVIKSVLSETEKQAAIKAAYRQVFERDITATYDFPASELESQVKGGQISTKEFIRRLGKSRLYRRLFYEPFTISRVIELAMRHFLGRGLSSLAEFQGYFAIITKGGLHKLIDALVDSSEYADYFGEETVPYLRGLGQEAQECCNWGPQLELFKYSAPVRKVPQFLTLFGKYQKPLPNQHPYGSGNDPLEIQFGAIFPVDTLPATTLHSPAPFGKDNRRILISSEGFGQVPGYLGRLMKLEQTNHRYGQETTGSSPKLPMGLSVSLTKNSPSAVIEGAYRQIFGRDVFAGQRITSVESELLSGEITMREFIRQLAKSKLFRKTYWESLYITKAIEYIHRRLLGRPTYGREEMNRYYDICANQGFYALIDEIIDSPEYIQAFGEDTVPYERYVTPRGLLMRQSSVAHSVNMWEKSLLSSPSELDRFVPNNRNGLGTGNGGSGAIIEIEEVSTLSAPNA; encoded by the coding sequence ATGAGTATAAAAGCAAGTGGTGGTAGCCCTGTTGTTTACCCGCAAAGATATCAGACTGTACCTGTTGCATTAATTTCTGTGGCGGAACAACAAGACCGCTGTTTAAAGCACACTGAACTTCAGGAGCTAGGGTCATTTTTTAGTTCTGGGAATCAGCGGTTAGAAATTGCGGAAACATTGACTCGGAATGCAGACGAAATTGTGGCTGCTGGAGCCAACCGGATTTTTGTTGGCGGTTCGCCGATGGCTTATCTGGAAAAGCCTCAAGACCCTGTGGGATTACCTGGTTCTGGTTATTATGTGGCTGAGGATTATCTGACGGCGGCGAGGAAAAGTGGTGTTGCGCCTGGTAAGGAACGGCTTAACTTGGCGGAGAATCTCAACTTTTTCAATCCTTTGAGCGGTTGGTGGGAAAGAGCGCGGACTCTTTTGACTGATAGAGAACCACTTCCTGGGGGTTTCCGCTTTATCAATATCTCTCGCTATGGGCCAATCAGGATGAAAAGATCCATGCGAGATTTAGCGTGGTTTTTACGTTATGTCACTTTTGCCATAGTGGCAGGAGATGATAGCATTCTGAAAGTCAATGTCCGGGGGTTGCGCGGTGTCATTCCGGAAGATGTAACGGAAGCTACTGTGGTGGCTCTCAAGGAAATGCAACGTCTATCCCTGAGTTATTTTCCACAGAATGCTGAGGCGAGTGAACTGATAAAGCAATCTTTTGAGACATTGATAACGGAGTATTTAGCAGAAAAACCCTCAGTCCAACTTAGAGTAGGGGTTTCTAACGAACAGCAAGGTTTAGTGTTACCTCAAAGTTATGCGATCGCTGCAGAACATCGACTAAAATTTGTGATCAAGTCGGTGCTGTCAGAAACGGAAAAGCAAGCTGCAATTAAAGCTGCTTATCGTCAAGTCTTTGAACGGGATATCACCGCAACTTATGATTTTCCCGCTAGTGAGCTGGAATCTCAGGTAAAAGGCGGTCAAATCTCAACAAAAGAGTTTATCCGCCGTTTGGGTAAATCTCGCCTTTACCGCCGTTTGTTCTATGAACCCTTTACGATTAGTCGCGTGATTGAATTGGCGATGCGTCACTTTTTAGGACGGGGGTTGAGTTCTCTGGCTGAGTTCCAAGGATACTTTGCCATTATTACTAAAGGTGGTTTGCATAAGCTGATAGATGCGTTGGTAGATTCCTCAGAATACGCTGACTATTTCGGAGAAGAAACTGTACCATATCTGCGTGGTTTAGGTCAGGAAGCTCAAGAATGCTGCAATTGGGGGCCGCAACTGGAATTATTTAAATACAGCGCTCCTGTTCGCAAAGTTCCTCAGTTTCTCACCCTTTTTGGGAAGTATCAAAAACCTTTACCCAATCAGCACCCCTATGGTTCTGGTAATGACCCGCTAGAAATTCAGTTTGGTGCAATCTTTCCTGTGGATACTTTGCCTGCAACGACTCTACACAGTCCTGCACCCTTTGGTAAAGATAATCGTCGCATACTTATTAGTTCTGAAGGCTTTGGACAAGTCCCCGGCTATTTGGGCAGGTTGATGAAGTTAGAGCAGACAAATCACCGATATGGTCAAGAAACAACCGGTTCTAGCCCAAAATTGCCAATGGGACTTAGTGTCAGTCTGACGAAAAATTCCCCATCAGCGGTGATTGAGGGAGCTTATCGACAGATATTTGGGCGTGATGTTTTTGCAGGTCAGCGCATAACATCTGTGGAGTCAGAGTTACTATCTGGCGAAATTACGATGCGGGAGTTTATTCGTCAGTTAGCCAAGTCTAAATTATTCCGCAAAACCTATTGGGAATCTCTGTATATCACCAAAGCGATTGAATACATCCATCGGCGGTTGTTGGGTCGTCCTACTTACGGACGGGAGGAAATGAATCGCTATTACGATATCTGTGCAAATCAGGGCTTCTACGCTTTGATTGACGAAATTATCGACAGCCCGGAATACATTCAAGCTTTTGGTGAAGATACGGTTCCCTATGAGCGGTATGTGACACCAAGAGGTTTATTGATGCGACAGTCGTCAGTCGCTCACTCTGTCAATATGTGGGAAAAATCGCTGCTGTCATCCCCCTCGGAACTGGATCGGTTTGTTCCTAACAACCGCAATGGACTGGGGACTGGGAATGGGGGATCAGGGGCAATTATTGAAATTGAAGAAGTCTCTACTTTGTCTGCTCCCAATGCGTAA